From Bacillus pumilus, one genomic window encodes:
- the ytaF gene encoding sporulation membrane protein YtaF codes for MISISLLFLAIAVSIDSFSVGFTYGLRKMRIPFKAIVIIACCSGIVLLISMLIGSLLTTFLPVSVTDKLGGGILIAIGLWVLYQFYKPAKERDLLLHEKTLLNVEVQSLGLVIHILRKPTSADIDRSGTINGMEAVLLGIALSIDAFGAGIGAAILGFSPIVMSITVAVMSSLFVCIGLRAGHYLANWRWINKLACLPGLLLILIGVWKL; via the coding sequence ATGATTTCGATTTCGCTCCTGTTTTTAGCTATTGCAGTCAGCATCGACAGCTTTTCTGTAGGCTTTACGTATGGGCTTCGCAAAATGAGGATCCCATTTAAAGCCATCGTCATTATTGCATGCTGCTCAGGGATTGTGCTGCTCATTTCTATGCTGATTGGCAGCCTGCTGACGACATTTCTCCCTGTCTCAGTGACCGATAAACTGGGGGGAGGCATTTTAATTGCCATTGGCCTTTGGGTCCTGTATCAATTTTACAAACCAGCGAAAGAGCGTGATTTGCTTCTTCATGAAAAGACATTGCTCAATGTGGAAGTACAATCGCTTGGGCTTGTCATTCACATTTTAAGAAAGCCGACAAGTGCAGATATTGACCGATCTGGGACGATTAATGGAATGGAAGCGGTACTTCTTGGAATTGCTTTATCCATTGATGCATTTGGCGCAGGGATTGGCGCAGCGATTCTTGGCTTTTCTCCAATTGTTATGAGTATCACGGTGGCAGTGATGAGCTCACTTTTTGTGTGTATCGGGCTGCGTGCCGGTCATTACTTGGCAAATTGGCGCTGGATCAATAAACTCGCATGCTTACCAGGGCTTCTGCTCATATTAATTGGGGTTTGGAAGCTGTAA